Proteins encoded by one window of Dyella humicola:
- a CDS encoding YoaK family protein, whose translation MLRQLPRWAWIGGGLLALIAGCINAVGYLCFRHQPITHLTGTSTELGLALARLDATEIAHWALAIASFLAGAVLSGFIVQQSTLQLGRRYGVVLMIESVLLFAAIPLIHEQRDLGLYLASAACGLQNAMVSTYSGATFRTTHLSGIFTDLGIYLGQRLRGLPVDMLRVHVCLLVASHFIVGATLGALGFLAWQERVLLVPAVLTGVVGLGYAIYRHRMLATH comes from the coding sequence ATGCTGCGTCAGCTGCCGCGCTGGGCCTGGATCGGCGGCGGTTTGCTGGCGCTGATAGCCGGCTGCATCAACGCCGTCGGCTATCTCTGTTTTCGGCATCAGCCGATCACCCACCTGACCGGGACCAGCACCGAGCTGGGTCTGGCGCTCGCCCGCCTCGATGCAACCGAGATCGCGCACTGGGCATTGGCCATTGCATCGTTCCTGGCGGGCGCGGTGTTGAGTGGCTTTATCGTGCAACAGAGCACACTGCAGCTGGGGCGCCGCTACGGCGTCGTGCTGATGATCGAATCGGTGCTGCTGTTCGCCGCGATTCCCTTGATCCACGAGCAGCGTGACCTGGGCCTTTACCTGGCGTCAGCGGCTTGTGGATTGCAGAACGCCATGGTCAGCACATATAGCGGCGCGACGTTCCGCACCACGCATCTTTCCGGCATCTTCACCGACCTGGGCATTTACCTGGGCCAGCGTTTGCGCGGGTTGCCGGTGGACATGCTGCGCGTGCATGTGTGCCTGCTGGTGGCCAGCCACTTCATCGTGGGCGCCACCCTGGGTGCGCTCGGCTTTCTGGCCTGGCAGGAGCGCGTGTTGCTGGTGCCGGCGGTGCTTACCGGCGTGGTGGGCCTGGGCTACGCGATTTATCGCCATCGCATGCTGGCGACACACTAA
- the lolA gene encoding outer membrane lipoprotein chaperone LolA, whose product MKRSLVLATAALLLSMTGFAQAATGPARAKLDAFATGMHSLTGKFTQSLTDANGSASKVSSGTLALEAPRQFRWETLTPYKQTIVADGSRVWLYDPDLEQVTVRVQSSEESHSPLTVLTDLKQMDKDFKVAEQGEHDGLSWLRLTSAAKDPQFDYADLGFDANGLARMVFRDQLGATTDIRFSGWQRNVPIAPATFNFVPPPGADVIGDVPVLSTQPIKN is encoded by the coding sequence ATGAAACGCTCGCTTGTTCTCGCTACCGCTGCGCTCCTGCTATCGATGACCGGTTTTGCCCAGGCGGCTACCGGCCCTGCGCGCGCGAAACTCGATGCCTTCGCCACCGGCATGCACTCGCTCACCGGCAAGTTCACCCAGTCGTTGACCGACGCGAACGGCAGTGCCTCCAAGGTCAGTTCCGGCACCTTGGCGCTCGAGGCGCCGCGGCAGTTCCGTTGGGAGACGCTGACGCCGTACAAGCAGACCATCGTCGCCGACGGCAGCCGCGTGTGGCTGTACGACCCGGACCTCGAGCAGGTCACCGTGCGCGTGCAGAGTTCAGAGGAATCGCATAGCCCGCTCACCGTGCTCACCGATCTCAAGCAGATGGACAAGGACTTCAAGGTGGCCGAGCAGGGCGAGCACGATGGTTTGAGCTGGCTGCGCCTCACCTCGGCCGCGAAGGACCCGCAGTTCGACTATGCCGACCTCGGTTTTGATGCCAACGGCCTGGCCCGCATGGTGTTCCGCGACCAGCTCGGCGCCACCACCGATATCCGCTTCTCCGGCTGGCAGCGCAACGTGCCGATTGCGCCTGCCACCTTTAATTTCGTACCGCCGCCGGGCGCCGACGTCATCGGCGACGTGCCGGTGCTTAGCACCCAGCCGATCAAGAACTGA
- a CDS encoding DNA translocase FtsK produces the protein MARSANVKKEKERDGLSEELKRRLREAGALLLLPLALYLLVCLFSYNDQDPSWGHVGTAEHARNFGGSVGANIANVLRYIFGLVSYCFPLLLLVLGVQVLRNRGENNVQPWEPSLRLIGSVFFFITAPALLYLNFHDEPVLPQGVGGIIGMWVGRGLMHALGDKGAPLLLLALFLVAVTLATGLSWFRVMDVTGQGVLRFAGWFGGKLREAPDVLAARQARAEREVVKKVEAVKQAKREPVRIEVPPAPVVKSERAKLENQIPLFTGASAPGELPPLSLLDEAPEQGPGYSEETLEVLSRQVELKLKDFRIEAKVVGVYPGPVITRFELEPAAGVRGSQVSSLDKDIARGLSVVSVRVVDVIPGKNVIGLEIPNTRKQIVYLSEILRSDKYDQMKSPVALALGKDIAGRPVVADLAKMPHLLVAGTTGSGKSVAVNAMVLSLLYKASAKDVRMIMIDPKMLELSVYEGIPHLLAPVVTDMKEAANALRWCVAEMERRYKLMAAVGVRNLAGFNKKVKDAENAGQPLLDPLFRPNPEMPNLAAEPLEPLPYIVIIIDEFADMMMIVGKKVEELIARLAQKARAAGVHLVLATQRPSVDVITGLIKANIPTRIAFQVSSKIDSRTILDQSGAEALLGHGDMLYLPPGTATPERVHGAFVDDHEVHNVVKWLRAQGSPQYIEGVLEEVQATSDGKFINDSGLPQDGEEGGDVEAQLYDRAVRIVTESRRASISGVQRHLRIGYNRAARLIEQMEQDGVVSAPQHNGNREVLAPPPPKN, from the coding sequence GTGGCGCGTAGCGCGAACGTCAAGAAGGAAAAGGAGCGTGATGGCCTCAGCGAAGAGCTGAAGCGCCGTCTGCGCGAGGCTGGGGCGCTGCTGTTGCTGCCGTTGGCCTTGTACCTATTGGTCTGCCTGTTCAGTTACAACGACCAGGACCCCAGTTGGGGTCATGTCGGCACGGCCGAGCACGCCCGGAATTTTGGCGGCTCGGTAGGTGCGAACATCGCCAATGTCCTGCGCTACATCTTCGGGCTGGTGTCCTACTGCTTCCCGCTGCTGCTGCTGGTGCTCGGCGTGCAAGTGCTGCGCAATCGCGGCGAAAACAACGTGCAGCCGTGGGAGCCCTCGCTGCGCCTTATCGGCTCGGTGTTTTTCTTCATCACGGCGCCCGCGCTGCTGTATCTCAACTTCCATGATGAGCCCGTGCTGCCCCAAGGCGTGGGCGGCATCATCGGCATGTGGGTGGGTCGTGGCCTGATGCATGCGTTGGGCGACAAGGGCGCGCCGCTGCTGTTGCTGGCTCTGTTCCTCGTCGCCGTAACCCTCGCCACGGGCCTGTCGTGGTTCCGTGTGATGGACGTGACCGGGCAGGGCGTACTCCGCTTCGCCGGCTGGTTCGGTGGCAAGCTGCGCGAGGCGCCGGACGTGTTGGCCGCCCGCCAGGCACGCGCCGAGCGCGAAGTGGTCAAGAAGGTCGAGGCCGTCAAACAGGCCAAGCGCGAACCCGTACGCATCGAAGTGCCGCCGGCACCGGTGGTGAAGAGCGAGCGCGCCAAGCTGGAAAACCAGATTCCGCTGTTCACCGGTGCTTCGGCGCCGGGCGAGCTGCCGCCGCTGTCCTTGCTCGACGAAGCGCCGGAGCAGGGCCCCGGTTATTCCGAGGAAACCCTGGAAGTGCTGTCGCGCCAGGTCGAGCTGAAGCTCAAGGATTTCCGCATCGAGGCCAAAGTGGTCGGCGTCTATCCCGGCCCGGTCATCACCCGGTTCGAGCTGGAGCCCGCCGCTGGCGTGCGCGGTTCGCAGGTGTCGAGCCTGGACAAGGACATCGCGCGCGGCCTTTCGGTGGTCAGTGTGCGCGTGGTCGACGTGATTCCGGGCAAGAACGTGATCGGCCTGGAAATCCCCAATACCCGCAAGCAGATCGTCTATCTCTCCGAGATCCTGCGCTCGGACAAGTACGACCAGATGAAGTCGCCGGTGGCGCTGGCGCTGGGCAAGGACATCGCCGGTCGTCCGGTGGTGGCCGACCTAGCCAAGATGCCGCACTTGCTGGTGGCCGGCACCACCGGCTCGGGCAAATCCGTGGCGGTCAACGCGATGGTGCTGAGCCTGCTGTACAAGGCCAGCGCCAAAGACGTGCGCATGATCATGATCGACCCGAAGATGCTCGAGCTTTCGGTCTACGAAGGCATCCCGCATCTGCTCGCGCCGGTCGTCACCGACATGAAGGAAGCCGCCAACGCGCTGCGCTGGTGCGTGGCCGAAATGGAGCGCCGTTACAAGCTGATGGCCGCAGTGGGCGTGCGCAACCTCGCCGGCTTCAACAAGAAGGTGAAGGACGCCGAGAACGCCGGTCAGCCGCTGCTCGATCCGCTGTTCCGCCCGAACCCGGAGATGCCTAACCTGGCGGCCGAGCCGCTGGAGCCACTGCCGTACATCGTGATCATCATCGACGAGTTCGCCGACATGATGATGATCGTCGGCAAGAAGGTCGAAGAGCTGATCGCCCGCCTGGCGCAGAAGGCGCGTGCCGCTGGCGTGCACCTGGTGCTGGCTACGCAGCGTCCGTCGGTGGATGTGATCACCGGTTTGATCAAGGCGAATATCCCCACCCGCATCGCGTTCCAGGTGTCGAGCAAGATCGACTCGCGCACCATTCTCGATCAGTCCGGTGCGGAAGCGTTGCTCGGCCACGGCGACATGCTTTACCTGCCGCCGGGTACGGCCACGCCGGAGCGCGTGCATGGTGCCTTCGTGGACGACCACGAGGTACACAACGTAGTGAAATGGCTGAGGGCACAAGGCTCGCCGCAGTACATCGAAGGCGTGCTGGAAGAAGTGCAGGCCACCAGCGACGGCAAGTTCATCAACGACTCCGGCCTGCCGCAGGACGGCGAAGAAGGTGGCGACGTCGAGGCGCAGCTGTATGACCGCGCGGTACGCATCGTCACCGAGTCTCGCCGCGCGTCGATTTCCGGCGTGCAGCGCCATCTACGCATCGGCTACAACCGCGCCGCGCGCCTGATCGAACAGATGGAGCAGGACGGCGTAGTGAGCGCACCCCAGCACAACGGCAACCGCGAAGTGCTGGCGCCGCCACCGCCGAAGAACTGA
- the trxB gene encoding thioredoxin-disulfide reductase: protein MNTVTKHSRLLILGSGPAGYTAAVYAARANLKPTMITGLQQGGQLMTTTDVDNWPGDVEGLQGPALMQRMAEHAERFHTEMVFDHIHTVDLKQRPFRLKGDSGEYTCDALIIATGATAKYLGIASEQHFKGKGVSACATCDGFFFREQEVVVIGGGNTAVEEALYLSNIASKVTLVHRRDKLRAEKIMQDKLFEKAAAGKIDLVWNSTVDEVLGDHSGVTGVRVKDLNTGETSDIAATGFFVAIGHTPNTGIFDGQLDMHDGYIKIRTGLNGMATMTSVAGVFAAGDVADHVYRQAVTSAGFGCMAALDAERWLDQQGPAS from the coding sequence ATGAACACAGTCACCAAGCACAGCCGCCTGCTGATCCTCGGCAGCGGCCCCGCCGGCTACACCGCTGCCGTTTACGCTGCTCGCGCCAATCTCAAGCCGACCATGATCACCGGCCTGCAGCAGGGCGGCCAGCTGATGACGACCACGGACGTGGACAATTGGCCGGGTGACGTCGAAGGTTTGCAGGGTCCGGCGCTGATGCAGCGCATGGCCGAGCACGCCGAGCGCTTCCATACCGAGATGGTGTTCGACCATATCCATACGGTGGATCTCAAGCAGCGCCCGTTCCGCCTCAAGGGCGACTCCGGCGAGTACACCTGTGACGCGCTGATCATCGCCACGGGCGCTACCGCCAAGTATCTGGGCATCGCCAGCGAGCAGCATTTCAAGGGCAAGGGCGTGTCCGCCTGCGCCACCTGCGACGGCTTCTTCTTTCGCGAGCAGGAAGTGGTGGTGATCGGCGGCGGCAATACCGCCGTCGAGGAAGCCCTGTACCTGTCCAACATCGCCAGCAAGGTCACCCTGGTCCATCGCCGCGACAAGCTGCGCGCCGAGAAGATCATGCAGGACAAGCTGTTCGAGAAGGCCGCGGCCGGCAAGATCGACCTGGTGTGGAACAGCACGGTCGACGAGGTGCTGGGCGACCACAGCGGCGTAACCGGCGTGCGCGTCAAGGACCTCAACACCGGCGAAACCAGTGACATCGCCGCGACGGGCTTTTTCGTTGCCATCGGTCACACGCCCAATACCGGCATCTTTGATGGCCAGCTCGACATGCATGACGGCTATATCAAGATCCGCACCGGCCTGAACGGCATGGCGACGATGACCTCGGTAGCGGGCGTGTTCGCCGCCGGCGATGTGGCCGACCATGTGTACCGCCAGGCAGTGACCTCGGCCGGCTTCGGCTGCATGGCCGCACTGGACGCCGAACGCTGGCTCGATCAGCAGGGCCCGGCCTCCTGA
- a CDS encoding DsbA family protein, producing MTVATLHYIHDPLCGWCYAAQPLVSAVVDTLGDRVALKLHGGGLFDEPRTLEPELAEHIVHSDERIASLSGQPFGKAYQEGLLAEQGTVLFSLPPIAGVLAAEALDAGKAYPMLVAIQNAHYQQGLRVVEPPVLTELAETLGLDGEAFQQSFAKVQGTPTLEHIQGSRRLLGELGGQGFPTLALEIHGKRQLLPHHYDYGRPTTFVNRIAALLPAVH from the coding sequence ATGACGGTTGCCACGCTGCACTACATCCATGACCCGCTGTGCGGCTGGTGCTATGCCGCACAGCCGCTGGTCAGCGCGGTGGTCGACACGCTCGGCGACCGCGTTGCGCTGAAGCTACACGGTGGCGGCCTGTTCGATGAGCCACGCACGCTGGAACCGGAGCTGGCCGAGCACATCGTGCATTCGGACGAACGCATCGCCTCGCTCAGCGGCCAGCCGTTCGGCAAGGCGTATCAAGAGGGCTTGCTGGCTGAACAGGGCACGGTGCTGTTCTCGCTGCCGCCGATTGCCGGTGTGTTGGCCGCCGAGGCACTCGATGCCGGCAAGGCGTATCCGATGCTGGTGGCGATACAGAACGCGCACTATCAGCAAGGTCTGCGCGTCGTGGAACCGCCGGTGTTGACCGAGCTGGCGGAGACGCTGGGCCTGGATGGCGAGGCGTTCCAGCAATCCTTCGCCAAGGTCCAGGGCACCCCGACGTTGGAGCACATCCAGGGCAGCCGTCGCCTGCTGGGTGAACTGGGCGGCCAGGGGTTTCCCACGCTTGCGCTGGAAATCCACGGCAAGCGCCAGCTGTTGCCGCATCACTACGACTACGGCCGGCCCACCACCTTCGTCAATCGCATCGCCGCGTTGCTGCCGGCGGTACATTGA